A genomic stretch from Salarias fasciatus chromosome 18, fSalaFa1.1, whole genome shotgun sequence includes:
- the LOC115404996 gene encoding ubiquitin carboxyl-terminal hydrolase 14-like: MPVFTVNVKWGKEKFDAVELNTEEPPMVFKAQLFALTGVQPDRQKVMVKGGTLKDDEWGNIKLKNGMTLLMMGSAEALPEEPAVRPMFVEDMTEEQLASAMELPCGLTNLGNTCYMNATVQCLRSVPELKTALKRYSGALRSSGANAPSQYITAALRDLYETMDKTSSSLPPIILLQFLHMAFPQFAEKGEQGQYLQQDANECWLQMMRVLQQKLEPLEPEAAMETGSETGAAASKKNFIDQYFGVEFETSMKCSESEEEEPIKGKESQLQLSCFISQEVKYLATGLRLRLQEEITKMSPTLERNALYIKSSKLSRLPAYLTVQMVRFFYKEKESVNAKVLKDVKFPLMLDVYELCTAELQEKMLPVRSKFKEMEDKKLEKQQQKLVKKPDAAKEVNYEPFSFPDDLGSNNSGYYELQAVLTHQGRSSSSGHYVGWVKRKEDEWVKFDDDKVSLVSPEDILRLSGGGDWHIAYVLLYGPRRLEILQEDQ; this comes from the exons ATGCCGGTGTTTACAG TCAATGTGAAATGGGGCAAAGAGAAGTTTGATGCAGTGGAGCTGAACACCGAGGAGCCCCCCATGGTGTTCAAGGCTCAGCTGTTCGCCCTGACAGGAGTCCAGCCGGACAGACAGAAGGTCATGGTGAAGGGAGGCACTCTCAAG GACGACGAGTGGGGGAACATCAAACTGAAGAAC ggaatgaccctgctgatgatggGCTCGGCCGAGGCGCTGCCCGAGGAGCCCGCCGTGCGGCCCATGTTTGTGGAGGACATGACGGAGGAGCAGCTGGCCTCGGCG ATGGAGCTGCCGTGCGGTTTGACGAACTTGGGGAACACGTGCTACATGAATGCCACCGTGCAGTGTCTACGCTCCGTACCTGAGCTGAAGACGGCTCTCAAGAG GTATTCGGGTGCTCTGCGCTCCTCAGGAGCCAACGCTCCGTCCCAGTACATCACAGCAG CTCTGAGGGATTTATACGAGACGATGGACAAGACGTCGTCCAGCCTGCCTCCCATCATCCTGCTGCAGTTCCTCCACATGGCCTTCCCACAGTTCGCCGAGAAAGGGGAGCAGGGCCAGTacctgcagcag GATGCCAACGAGTGCTGGCTGCAGATGATGAGagttctgcagcagaagctggagCCTTTAGAGCCGGAGGCGGCCATGGAG accGGCTCAGAGACCGGTGCCGCCGCCTCCAAGAAGAACTTCATCGATCAGTATTTCGGCGTAGAATTTGAGACTTC CATGAAATGCTCGGagtctgaggaagaggagccaaTCAAAGGCAAGGAgagccagctgcagctcagctgcttCATCAGCCAGGAGGTGAAATACCTGGCGACAGGCCTGAGGCTG agacTGCAGGAAGAAATCACAAAGATGTCTCCGACGCTGGAGAGGAACGCTCTCTACATCAAATCT tcgaAGCTGAGCCGGCTCCCCGCCTACCTGACCGTTCAGATGGTGCGCTTCTTCTACAAGGAGAAGGAGTCTGTCAACGCCAAAGTCCTCAAG GATGTGAAGTTCCCGCTCATGCTGGACGTGTACGAGCTGTGCACGgccgagctgcaggagaagatgCTCCCCGTCAGGTCCAAGTTCAAAGAGATGGAGGacaagaagctggagaagcagcagcagaag ttGGTGAAGAAGCCAGACGCAGCAAAAGAAGTGAACTACGAGCCTTTCTCATTCCCAGATG ATCTGGGCTCCAACAACAGCGGCTACTACGAGCTGCAGGCGGTGCTCACACACCAGGGCCGCTCCAGCTCGTCCGGACACTACGTGGGATGGGTGAAGAGGAAAGAAG aCGAGTGGGTGAAGTTCGACGACGACAAGGTGAGCCTGGTGTCCCCGGAGGACATCCTGCGGCTGTCCGGAGGAGGAGACTGGCACATAGCGTACGTCCTGCTGTACGGCCCCCGGCGGCTGGAGATCCTCCAAGAGGACCAGTAA